Proteins found in one Fusarium keratoplasticum isolate Fu6.1 chromosome 12, whole genome shotgun sequence genomic segment:
- a CDS encoding Zn(2)-C6 fungal-type domain-containing protein: MSNVGVASEGASPPRPPRSKRNRLSLACTQCRKRKVRCDASTPKCRNCVLRGDDCETFDPRRPNGPAVRRWPAKAPQGGIVRRHSSISEHSSPSSLTCVQHERAASLSRSGPKERHPSWIERAYQESQTTPDHVADGQTNDSPDVVMNTDDTSHRVKYMGSSSMQCLCQFIDLCFERKGLEAIGPHFRWGMSFTEEFQLPLIAYLPNLPDRPLMEPLIEVFFNRTHPLVPVLDRTSFVAEVTRLLELQQGHENGLQAAISSADAPALVTVYSVLALGMDDSEGTVSATATPYLTAAYSLTSHCLGLPYTSSVQALVMLAIALRARSKEGQSWHLLGQAVRIGHSLGFHRQIVSSESTNHPDRRLHSRIWWACYALEKMMQLETGRPSVIEEFDCDQAFPDRNSGLSPYFVRWVSLSQIVGQIGEHIYRRKATSSLGLLSEIARLDQALLDWVEEGSEGPRSAQRAGWDSGVTEEEQPLALFLSLQYHQAQMTLLRASLIFPEASFAREVNSHGPKLKGAARLLQGQNTCVEAARSTITQVAEFADSHSHFMLLTPTQTFLAAVTLALHTLKKPHKRMGRSDGELVRTASDYVADFYRRVGQNEELVKGVLELSRRMNQVLSGEGVVAEQAPRVSSQEAQDANPVQSAMSPSQFYDHGMEPLTFDPNDQFQDPFQDMPLDQFWAIMEGEFTTVSGQNFP, translated from the exons ATGAGCAACGTCGGCGTAGCAAGCGAGGGCGCATCTCCCCCTCGACCACCGCGCTCAAAACGCAACcgcctctccctcgcctGCACCCAGTGCCGCAAGCGCAAAGTCAGATGCGATGCCTCTACACCAAAGTGTCGCAACTGCGTTCTACGAGGCGACGACTGCGAGACGTTTGATCCTCGACGTCCTAATGGTCCAGCGGTCAGGAGATGGCCGGCCAAGGCGCCGCAAGGGGGGATAGTGCGACGACACAGCTCTATCAGTGAGCATAGCTCCCCAAGCTCGCTCACGTGTGTTCAACATGAGCGGGCAGCGTCTCTATCACGGAGTGGTCCTAAAGAGAGGCATCCGTCGTGGATTGAGAGGGCTTACCAGGAGAGTCAGACCACTCCTGATCACGTTGCCGATGGCCAGACGAACGACAGCCCGGACGTGGTTATGAACACTGACGACACTTCGCACAGAGTCAAG TACATGGGCTCCAGCAGCATGCAATGCCTCTGCCAGTTCATAGACCTGTGCTTTGAGAGAAAGGGCCTTGAAGCAATAGGACCACACTTTCGATGGGGGATGAGCTTCACCGAAGAGTTCCAATTGCCTTTGATAGCCTATCTACCCAACTTGCCCGACAGGCCACTGATGGAACCCTTAATCgaggtcttcttcaaccGCACGCACCCTCTCGTGCCCGTGCTGGATCGGACGTCCTTCGTAGCCGAGGTGACACGACTGTTGGAGCTTCAGCAAGGACATGAGAACGGGCTACAGGCTGCCATATCTTCTGCAGACGCTCCAGCTCTGGTAACGGTATACAGCGTCCTAGCACTTGGCATGGATGATTCTGAAGGGACGGTCTCAGCGACGGCTACGCCATACCTCACTGCGGCTTATTCCTTGACCAGCCATTGTCTCGGCCTCCCATATACGAGCTCAGTACAGGCTCTAGTTATGTTGGCAATCGCGTTACGTGCAAGAA GCAAAGAGGGACAGAGCTGGCATCTCCTGGGCCAAGCTGTCCGGATTGGCCATTCGCTCGGCTTCCATCGACAGATAGTCTCTTCAGAGTCTACGAATCACCCAGACCGCAGGCTGCATTCTCGGATCTGGTGGGCATGCTACGcattggagaagatgatgcaaCTCGAGACTGGGCGACCATCAGTCATAGAAGAGTTTGACTGCGACCAGGCTTTTCCGGACAGAAACAGTGGCCTCAGCCCATATTTTGTCAGATGGGTGTCTCTATCTCAAATCGTCGGCCAAATCGGCGAGCACATCTACCGAAGGAAGGCGACCAGTTCTCTTGGTCTCTTGTCCGAGATCGCACGACTAGATCAAGCGCTGCTGGATTGGGTCGAGGAAGGTTCAGAAGGACCCAGGTCAGCACAGAGGGCTGGTTGGGATTCGGGAGTGACTGAAGAGGAGCAGCCACTTGCTCTCTTTCTATCATTGCAGTACCACCAG GCGCAAATGACTCTTCTCAGAGCATCACTCATCTTCCCAGAGGCTTCGTTTGCCAGAGAGGTCAACAGTCACGGacccaagctcaagggtGCTGCACGTCTACTGCAAGGGCAAAACACCTGCGTGGAAGCTGCAAGATCCACCATCACGCAAGTTGCCGAGTTCGCCGATTCCCACAGCCACTTTATGCTTCTCACGCCAACGCAAACCTTTTTGGCTGCCGTCACTCTTGCGCTCCACACTCTGAAGAAGCCTCACAAGCGCATGGGTCGTTCTGATGGAGAGCTTGTCAGGACTGCTTCGGATTACGTGGCTGATTTCTACCGTCGAGTTGGACAAAATGAGGAGCTTGTCAAGGGAGTTCTGGAGCTATCGCGGAGGATGAACCAGGTGCTCTCTGGAGAGGGAGTCGTGGCAGAACAAGCACCGAGAGTATCCTCGCAAGAGGCCCAAGACGCAAACCCCGTGCAGAGTGCGATGTCCCCGAGTCAGTTCTACGATCATGGGATGGAACCTCTTACCTTTGATCCGAATGACCAGTTTCAAGACCCTTTTCAGGATATGCCTCTGGATCAGTTCTGGGCGATCATGGAGGGAGAGTTTACTACAGTCAGCGGCCAGAATTTCCCCTGA
- a CDS encoding Zn(2)-C6 fungal-type domain-containing protein, whose protein sequence is MEPPNTANIVARKPYHTKRTHTKSRNGCKVCKTRRVKCDEARPACRSCVMRNAVCVYPQQSPPPRVRGPSPVSDIPYEPLFIQSPVRDAVDMKLLWFYTSKACSTTFIIEPAREARVTNILKVDIPRIAFSSPFLMDCLLATSALQLELLGQDVDMYRAVRYRSHAFHGYRRAIAEAKPETFPAIIACSILLTNLASHMFREEETEQLYIINWMTLWRGISHVIDLVSPRRIWESGLAELFLRPCVDPNQSAFYIPSHLLSVVASIEPGDEDHPSIGTYYAALRYLGSLYFNLSKNSEPVMNLRILTWFTYLPESYVELCRKRRPRALIILAHYLVFIKLMDTIWWAMGIGNREIRGIISYLGNEWSSKLAIPRRALPIEGRLEIARLLLDDQKWEFPVVVDEDLSFGRPIPGGHSPGFTPPTTVSPPQADTRGFQQDKITLAAMATNSWMLNEASSN, encoded by the coding sequence ATGGAGCCTCCCAACACCGCCAACATCGTGGCGCGAAAACCCTATCACACTAAGAGGACCCATACCAAGTCGAGAAATGGCTGCAAGGTCTGCAAGACGCGTCGGGTCAAGTGTGACGAGGCTCGGCCGGCATGTCGGAGCTGCGTCATGCGCAACGCCGTCTGTGTTTACCCCCAACAATCTCCACCTCCCCGAGTGCGAGGTCCTTCGCCTGTCTCGGATATTCCTTATGAACCTCTCTTCATACAGTCTCCCGTGCGGGATGCCGTCGACATGAAGCTGCTGTGGTTCTACACCAGCAAAGCATGTAGCACTACATTCATCATTGAGCCTGCGAGAGAGGCGCGCGTCACCAACATTTTGAAGGTTGACATTCCACGCATCGCCTTCTCGTCCCCGTTCCTGATGGACTGTCTACTCGCCACTTCGGCACTGCAACTCGAGCTTTTGGGTCAAGATGTCGACATGTACCGCGCCGTTCGCTATCGCTCTCATGCGTTCCACGGCTATCGCAGAGCCATTGCAGAAGCCAAACCAGAGACGTTCCCGGCAATTATTGCGTGCTCTATACTTCTCACGAACCTTGCATCTCACATGTTTCGTGAAGAAGAGACTGAGCAGTTGTACATCATCAACTGGATGACCCTTTGGAGAGGCATCAGCCACGTCATAGATCTCGTGAGCCCGAGGAGAATTTGGGAGTCTGGACTGGCTGAATTATTCCTGAGGCCTTGTGTTGACCCAAACCAATCTGCCTTTTACATCCCCAGCCACCTGCTCTCCGTGGTGGCCTCGATTGAGCCTGGGGACGAAGACCATCCTAGCATTGGCACCTACTACGCGGCTCTCCGCTATCTCGGTTCCCTCTATTTCAACCTGTCAAAAAACTCCGAGCCTGTCATGAATTTGAGGATTCTCACTTGGTTCACCTACTTACCAGAGTCCTATGTCGAACTTTGCCGGAAACGGAGGCCTCGCGCCCTCATCATTCTTGCTCACTATCTCGTCTTTATAAAGTTGATGGACACAATCTGGTGGGCAATGGGCATCGGAAACCGCGAAATTCGTGGAATAATCTCCTACCTCGGAAACGAATGGTCTTCCAAACTTGCCATACCGCGACGGGCCTTGCCAATAGAGGGACGACTTGAGATTGCGCGAttgcttcttgatgaccaGAAATGGGAATTCcctgttgttgttgatgaggatctTAGCTTTGGAAGACCCATACCGGGTGGTCATTCGCCTGGGTTCACGCCGCCGACAACGGTTTCTCCGCCGCAGGCTGATACTAGGGGATTTCAACAAGACAAGATCACGCTCGCTGCCATGGCGACAAATTCATGGATGTTAAACGAAGCGTCAAGTAATTAA
- a CDS encoding Fructose-bisphosphate aldolase, whose amino-acid sequence MSPTADSNKTLRILRDTKAGGYAVPAMCCYNLEGVLATVRAAEASSSPAMVLLFPWAITYAGTSLVRAAADACQHAKVPVALHLDHCQTPELVRRAADMENAFDSIMCDMSHYDDNLALTKELVAYCHGKGIATEAEPGRIEGGEDGVADTVDLEGILTTPEKAQEFVDTGIELLAPAFGNVHGEYGPRGINLEYDRLEAVNKAVGDQVYLVLHGADPFDEEIFQRCIKAGITKININKGMNRHFLGVMKEMSDKPLTSIIEAGTEAMQKAIERYMLWLGSAGKAA is encoded by the coding sequence ATGTCACCTACCGCCGACTCGAACAAGACATTACGCATCCTCCGCGATACCAAAGCTGGAGGATACGCAGTGCCCGCCATGTGCTGCTACAACCTTGAAGGAGTCCTCGCGACCGTGAGAGCCGCCGAagcttcatcctcgcccGCCATGGTCCTCTTGTTTCCATGGGCCATCACATACGCCGGCACATCACTTGTGCGCGCAGCAGCCGACGCCTGCCAACACGCCAAGGTCCCGGTCGCACTGCATCTCGATCACTGTCAGACGCCAGAACTGGTGCGTCGGGCTGCTGATATGGAGAATGCGTTTGACAGCATCATGTGCGATATGAGCCATTACGACGATAACTTGGCCCTTACGAAGGAGTTGGTTGCGTATTGTCATGGGAAAGGCATCGCGACGGAAGCCGAGCCAGGCCGCATCGAAGGTGGAGAGGATGGTGTCGCCGACACGGTTGATCTTGAAGGCATCTTGACTACACCCGAAAAGGCACAAGAATTCGTCGATACAGGCATTGAATTGCTGGCTCCCGCCTTTGGAAATGTCCACGGCGAATACGGGCCTCGTGGGATCAATCTCGAGTACGACCGTCTTGAGGCCGTCAATAAAGCCGTCGGTGACCAAGTCTACCTCGTCCTCCACGGGGCAGATCCCTTTGACGAGGAAATATTTCAGCGTTGCATTAAAGCCGGCATCACTaagatcaacatcaacaagggCATGAACAGGCACTTTCTGGGCGTCATGAAGGAAATGTCGGATAAACCGTTAACCAGCATCATTGAGGCAGGGACCGAGGCCATGCAAAAGGCCATTGAAAGGTACATGTTGTGGTTGGGTAGTGCTGGAAAAGCTGCCTAA
- a CDS encoding MFS domain-containing protein, producing the protein MADHSQLQQEKESTGACLEPVETGTSYQPPKIGTWRRRLIMLSLCLTLFLSALDITITSTALPTIANQLGVTAREYAWIGSGYTLSTTASTPVWAKLSDIFGRKPTIMVSTAIFMGGSLVCALAHSSTTLIAGRVVQGLGGGGSTVLITIIIGDLFALAERAKYYGLTGIVFGIASAVGPVLGGIFAQAVSWRWCFYINLPFDAVALVVLFFTLKIDIEKEPVVDGLRSLDWMGFVLIIGGTICFLYGLGAGSGGLAPWNSALVICLIVFGVAILALFMAWEAKFAKTPIIPLRIFQSTTNIASFTVACLHSFIFISYDFFLPLYFQVILGFKPIISGVTLFALILPMSFVTLLGGYIVRRTGNFKILITIGAGLMTLGTGLFIDLSQTVQWAKIIVFQFIAGMGSGVLFQNPMIALQSHVHHKDLTATMSAYTFLRSLFTSISIVVGTVLIQRTVGGGNLTSVSHDEGSATTDKQDYMDGLRIMWAFYTSLAGVVFLVSFLIKPKKNKKMDHVESGSN; encoded by the exons atggCGGACCATTCACAACTTCAGCAGGAAAAGGAGTCGACAGGGGCCTGTCTCGAGCCGGTCGAGACTGGCACCTCGTACCAGCCCCCCAAGATAGGGACATGGCGGCGTCGCCTGATCATGCTTTCCCTATGCTTGACCTTATTTCTCAGTGCGCTTGATATCACCATCACTTCGACCGCTCTGCCGACTATCGCCAATCAACTCGGTGTCACCGCTCGAGAATATGCCTGGATCGGTAGCGGCTACACCCTGTCCACGACGGCGTCGACGCCAGTCTGGGCAAAGCTCTCAGACATTTTCGGTCGGAAGCCCACCATAATGGTCTCGACGGCAATATTCATGGGAGGCAGTCTTGTCTGTGCCCTGGCCCATTCAAGTACGACACTCATCGCCGGGAGGGTGGTCCAGGGGCTTGGTGGTGGGGGCTCCACTGtgctcatcaccatcatcattggCGACCTCTTTGCCCTCGCAGAGCGCGCGAAATACTACGGCCTCACAGGTATTGTTTTCGGAATTGCCAGTGCTGTTGGACCTGTGCTAGGTGGCATCTTTGCACAAGCCGTTAGTTGGAGATGGTGCT TTTACATCAACCTGCCGTTCGATGCCGTCGCATTGGTCGTCCTCTTTTTCACGCTCAAAATCGACATCGAGAAAGAGCCCGTTGTGGATGGACTGCGCAGCCTTGACTGGATGGGattcgtcctcatcatcgggGGCACCATCTGCTTCCTTTACGGACTCGGGGCCGGATCTGGTGGCCTTGCGCCCTGGAACTCAGCTCTAGTCATTTGCTTGATAGTCTTTGGAGTCGCAATCTTGGCTCTATTTATGGCTTGGGAGGCCAAGTTTGCCAAAACGCCCATCATCCCCCTCCGCATTTTTCAGAGCACGACGAATATCGCCTCGTTCACGGTTGCGTGTTTACACTCGTTCATCTTTATCTCTTacgacttcttcctcccacTTTACTTCCAGGTCATTCTTGGATTTAAACCCATTATATCTGGAGTCACGCTTTTTGCCCTTATCCTTCCGATGTCCTTTGTAACGCTGCTTGGAGGGTATATCGTCCGCAGGACAGGCAACTTCAAGATTCTCATCACCATTGGAGCTGGCCTGATGACGTTAGGCACCGGGTTATTCATTGATCTTTCTCAGACTGTCCAGTGGGCCAAGATCATAGTCTTCCAGTTTATCGCTGGTATGGGATCTGGAGTGCTGTTCCAGAACCCCATGATTGCCCTGCAGAGTCATGTCCACCACAAAGATTTGACGGCGACAATGTCAGCATACACGTTTCTACGAAGCCTCTTCACGTCGATTTCTATCGTTGTGGGAACAGTGCTGATCCAGAGGACTGTCGGTGGTGGGAACTTGACGTCTGTCTCACACGACGAGGGATCTGCTACCACTGATAAACAAGACTACATGGACGGCTTGCGTATCATGTGGGCATTCTACACATCCCTAGCGGGGGTTGTGTTTCTCGTATCTTTtctcatcaagcccaagaaaaataaaaagatgGATCATGTTGAGTCAGGCTCAAATTAG
- a CDS encoding PepX-C domain-containing protein: MPVPVQVAFKPLTKPEVGVNGYVEPTIGKSEVLKKGSAPFKARTLDSDIRVDHDVEITVRDGCRLYADVFRPTGDEKVPVIISWSPYGKKYSALDMIFNVCVWACCLKREDVSGLEKFEGLDPAWWVNQGYAIANVDARGAGDSDGDAVCMGAQEGEDAHDVIEALAKLPWCNGSVGMAGNSYLAIMQWHAAAQKPPSLKAIAPWEGCGDIFREQFCRGGWFTMSNFDLITTLVIKGNHGVEDFAEMYRRSPTANAYWNDKRVDFSKIDIPVFITGSDLSQIHTMGAVRGWMELKSDKKWIKWCGHQEWFELYGERESYPELKKYFDKYLKGIDNDWEKTPRVRWATLQYDQGRVEENIELADFPSPNTDYRSLYLGSDGSLLDALPSAGTTSHNSEDRWSISKFRYTFDKPTRILGIPKAELYMSCDALDDMVVFVQLRKLDKTGKELSHLQFPIERTPVKTVEEMSEKERISLTLHNGSMGILRASHRKIDSTRSMHSQFPFHPHDEVQLIPKGEVVKLEIGIWAMGVDYQAGESIQFDVLGQYPGFTEVTAFSKPRPDSEKNKGRHTVHFGGDYPSRVILPFVEL, encoded by the exons ATGCCCGTTCCCGTTCAAGTTGCATTCAAGCCCCTCACCAAGCCAGAGGTGGGCGTCAATGGCTACGTTGAGCCAACTATCGGCAAGTCAGAAGTCCTCAAGAAAGGCTCAGCGCCATTCAAGGCCAGGACACTTGACTCGGACATCCGCGTTGACCACGACGTCGAGATCACTGTCCGCGATGGCTGCAGGCTCTACGCCGATGTTTTCCGTCCTACCGGCGATGAGAAAGTACCTGTCATCATCTCATGGTCTCCTTATGGCAAAAAATACTCTGCACTCGACATGATCTTCAACGTCTGCGTCTGGGCATGCTGCCTCAAACGCGAAGATGTCAGCGGTCTGGAAAAGTTTGAAGGCCTCGACCCTGCTTGGTGGGTGAACCAAGGCtacgccatcgccaacgtTGATGCCCGTGGCGCTGGAGACAGCGACGGTGACGCTGTCTGCATGGGTGCTCAAGAGGGTGAAGATGCACATGATGTCATCGAAGCTCTCGCGAAGCTGCCTTGGTGCAATGGAAGCGTGGGGATGGCTGGTAATTCTTATTTGGCCATTATGCAGTGGCACGCCGCCGCCCAGAAGCCTCCATCCTTGAAGGCAATTGCGCCTTGGGAGGGCTGCGGAGATATTTTCCGAGAGCAGTTTTGCCGGGGTGGATGGTTCACCATGAGCAACTTTGATCTCATCACAACGCTGGTGATCAAGGGCAACCATGGTGTGGAAGACTTTGCTGAGATGTATCGCCGCAGCCCCACTGCCAATGCTTACTGGAACGATAAGCGTGTTGATTTCAGCAAGATTGACATTCCTGTCTTCATCACCGGGTCCGACCTCAGCCAGATCCATACTATGGGCGCTGTGCGAGGCTggatggagttgaagagTGATAAGAAGTGGATCAAGTGGTGTGGTCATCAGGAGTGGTTTGAGCTCTAtggcgagagggagagctACCCAGAGCTCAAG AAATACTTTGACAAGTATCTCAAAGGCATCGACAACGACTGGGAGAAGACGCCCCGAGTCCGTTGGGCGACCCTCCAATATGACCAAGGCCGTGTTGAGGAGAACATCGAGTTGGCCGACTTTCCCTCGCCAAACACTGATTACCGCTCATTGTACCTTGGATCGgatggcagccttcttgacgcTCTTCCTTCCGCCGGTACTACCTCTCACAATTCTGAGGATCGATggtccatctccaagttTCGATACACTTTCGACAAGCCCACGCGGATCTTGGGCATTCCCAAAGCAGAGCTCTATATGAGTTGTGATGCTCTGGATGACATGGTTGTCTTTGTGCAGCTGCGAAAGCTCGACAAGACAGGCAAGGAGCTGAGCCATCTGCAATTCCCCATCGAGAGGACTCCCGTCAAGACAGTTGAGGAAATGTCTGAGAAGGAGCGTATAAGCCTTACCCTGCACAACGGCTCAATGGGAATTCTTCGAGCCTCTCATCGCAAGATTGACTCTACCCGCTCAATGCATTCCCAGTTCCCTTTCCACCCACACGATGAGGTGCAGTTGATCCCAAAGGGTGAGGTTGTCAAGCTGGAGATTGGTATCTGGGCCATGGGTGTTGACTATCAGGCCGGGGAGAGCATCCAGTTCGATGTTTTGGGGCAGTATCCCGGGTTCACAGAAGTGACTGCGTTTTCCAAGCCCAGGCCGGATAgcgagaagaacaagggccGCCATACTGTTCACTTCGGTGGTGATTATCCTAGCAGAGTCATTCTTCCTTTTGTTGAGCTATAG